A stretch of DNA from Streptomyces sp. NBC_01197:
CCCACCTCCGGGTCGTCGGGCCCCACGGCCCTGAACTCCACGCCGTACCCATGCCGTTCGGCCACTTTTCCGGCCCAGACCCGGAACTCCTCGCGGGTCCACTCGAAACGGTGGTCCCCGTGGCGCACCTGCCCGGCGGGCAGGGTCTCCCAGCGGACGTTGTACTCGGCGTTCGGCGTGGTCACCAGGACGGTCTGCGGCCGCGCGGCGCCGAATACCGCGTACTCCAGCGCGGGCAGCCGCTCGGGGTCGACATGCTCGATGACCTCGCTCAGCACCGCGGCGTCGTACCGCCTGAGCCGCTTGTCGGTGTACGTGAGAGAGCCCTGGATGAGCTTCACCCGGGCCGCACGGCGCTCGCCGAGCTGGTCCAGACGCAGCCTGCGGGCCGCGATGTTCAGCGCGCGCATCGACACATCCATGCCGACGACCTCGGTGAAGCGGGTGTCCTTCAGCAGCTCCTGCACCAACTGGCCCTGGCCGCAGCCCAGGTCGAGCACCCGGCCCGCGCCTGCCGTGCGCAGCGCGTCCAGGATCGCCGCCCGGCGCCGCGCCGCCAGCGGTACCGGCTTCTCCTCGGTGTCCGTGGTCTCGTCGACCGCGTTGTCGATCGACTCGACCTCGGTGTCGTCGGCCTCCGCCAGCCGCACCAGCTCCAGGGCCTCCATCGCCTGCCGGGCCAGTCCCCAGCGCCGCGACAGGTAGCGGCTGGTGATCAGTTTCTGCTCGGGATGCCCGGCCAGCCACCCCTCGCCGGCGCGCAGCAGCTTGCCGACCTCGTCGGGTGCCACCCAGTAGTGCTTGGCGTCATCGAGGACGGGCAGCAGCACATAGAGCTGCCGCAGCGCGTCGGCGAGCCGCAGCTCGCCTTCGAGCACCAGACGCACGTACCGCGATTCGCCCCACTCCGGGAACTTCTCGTCCAGCGCGACCGGCTCGGCCTTCACCCGCTCCCAGCCGAGCGGGGCGAACAGCCTGTGCACCAGGCCCGGGCCCCCGCCGACGGGCAGCGCGGGCACCTCGATCCGCAGCGGCATCGGGGTCTCGGCCCGCTCCGGGAGTGCGGTGCACACGCCGCGCAGAGCGCTCTTGAAGACGGTGGTCATGGCGACGGACAGCAGCGAGGAGGCGGCGTACGGCCGGTCGTTGACGTACTGGGCGAGCGCCGCGTCGGGTGCGCCGCCGCGCCCTTTGCCCTTGCCGCGCCGCACCAGCGCCACCGGATCCACCTCCAGCAGCAGCGCGGCCGTGCAGCGCTCGGCGGTGGCCTCCGGATAGAGGACGTGCGCCGTGCCGTGCGAGGTGGAGAACGCCTGCGCCTTGTCGGGATGCTTGTGCAGCAGGAAGCCGAGGTCGGTGGCGGGGCGCTCTGGGGTGCCGGTGGTGCTGATCGTCAGGAACACGGGTCCGAGTATCACCCGGTCGGCCGGGCCCGACCAGAGGTTTTCATGGTCTTCGGGGCGGATTACGGAGCCGCGCGAGGTCCGCGATCTCCTCCGGGCCGACCCGGCAGCAGCCGCCGACCAGTCTGGCTCCGGCCTCCTCCCAGCCTTCCACCTTCGCGGCCGCGAAGGTGGAGCGGCCACGCCAGCCGCGGCGCTCCGCGTCCCATTCCTCGCCGCTGTTCGGATAGACCACGACGGGCTTGCCGGTGGCCGACGACGCGAGCTCCACGGCCCGGTCCACGTCCCCGGACGCACAGCAGTTCACGCCCACGGCGACGACCTGGTCCCGGTCCGCCGCGAGCGCGAAGGCCTCGGCCAGCGGCTGCCCGGCCCGGGTCCGCTCCCCCGTGACGCTGTACGAGAGCCAGACCGGCTTGCCGCATCCGGCGGCCGCCCGCAGCAGTGCCTCGGCCTCGTCGGTGTCCGGCACCGTCTCCAGCGCGAGCACATCGGGGTCAGCCGCGGCCAGCGCCTCGATCCGCGGCCGGTGGAAGCGCTCCAGCTCCCTGACGGTGAGCCCGTACCGCCCGCGGTACTCACTGCCGTCGGCGAGCATCGCACCGTAGGGGCCGACGGAGGCGGCGACCCAGACCTCGTGGTCCACCGTCCCGGCGGCCTCCCGGGCCAGCCGCACACTGCGGGCCAGCAGCCCGGCGGCCTCGGCCCGGCCGGCTCCGCGCCGCGCGAAGCCCTCGAACGTGGCCTGGTAGCTCGCGGTGATGAGCACCTGGGCGCCCGCCCGTACATACGCCGTGTGCGCCGCCACGATCTGCTGGGGATCGTCGGCGAGCAGCCGGGCCGACCAGAGCGCGTCGGAGAGATCACAGCCCTGCGCCTCCAGCTGGTTGGACAGGCCGCCGTCGAGGACGACGGTGGACTCGGCCAGCGCGGCGGCGAGTGTACGGACGGGGCGCACCCTGGCTCCTAAGTCAGCTGGGAGAGGACCTGCGAGGAGATCAGCTCCAGGTGGTCCAGATCGTGGAGGTCGAGCACCTGGAGGTAGATGCGCGACGCCCCGATGGCCTCATAGCGGCCGATCTTGTCGACGACCTCGGCGGGCGAGCCGCCGAGCCCGTTCGCCTTCACGTCCGCCGTGTCACGCCCGATGGCCTCCGCCCGGCGCGCCACCTCGGCGTCGTCCTTGCCGACACAGACGACCAGCGCGTTGGAGTACACCAGGTCGTCCGCCCGGCCGGCCGCCTTGGCGGCTGCCCTGACCCGCCCGAACTGGCGCTCGCTGTCCTCGATCGAGGCGAACGGGATATTGAACTCATCGGCGTACCGCGCGGCCAGCCGCGGTGTACGGGTCGCCCCGTGCCCGCCGATCAGCACGGGCACCTTCGCCTGGGCGGGCTTGGGCAGCGCGGGCGAGTCCGTGAGCTGGTAGTAGGTGCCGTCGTAGCTGAAGGTCTCACCGGTCCTGGTCTCCCAGAGCCCGGTGATGATGGCCAGCTGCTCCTCCAGGCGGCCGAACTTCTCCCTGGGGAACGGAATCCCGTAGGCCCGGTGCTCCTCCTCGAACCAGCCCGCACCCAGGCCCAGTTCGACGCGGCCTCCGGACATCTGGTCCACCTGCGCCACCTGGATGGCGAGGACACCGGGCAGCCGGAACGTGCCCGCCGTCATCAGCGTCCCGAGCCGGATCCGACGGGTCTCACGGGCGAGGCCGGCCAGCGTGATCCAGGCGTCGGTGGGGCCGGGGAGGCCGTCCCCCGATCCCATCCGCAGATAGTGGTCCGAGCGGTAGAAGGCGTCGAAGCCGAGGTCCTCGGTTGCCTTGGCGACGGTCAGCAGAGTGTCATAGTCGGCCCCTTGCTGGGGCTCGGTGAAGATTCGAAGATCCATGCATCCATCCTGCACCTTCGACCGTCCCCCGAGGTCTCCCGCAGTGCCCGCCCCGCGGGTGTCCGGCGATTCCTCCGGCTCTACCTCGGGGACCTCTCCGCGTCCCGCTCCTCCAGCTTCCGCAGCATTCCGCGCACCCGGTCACCCGACTCGTCCGCCGCGTCCATGGCCTCGATGCACTGCCAGTAGACGGACTCGTCGTCGGTCCCGCAGGCGACACCGACCAGGGCGATGCCCACCTCGCCGAGCAGCACCCCGAGCGCCGTCAACACCTCCCGCACGTCGCATACTTCGGTCAGCTGCGCGGCCCGTATCAGTCCGCCGCGCACCGTCGGCACTTCGAGCGCCCCGCAGCCCCGGCCGCCCGATTCACTGAGCGCCCGCGCTTCGGCCCGCAACTCCTGCGGACCACGCAGCGCCAGATGCCCGCCCACGGCGCCGGAGAGCGCCTGCGCCTGCCACGCCTCCACCATGGTGTCCCGTTCCGGAAGGCTCCGTGCCAGAGCGTCCCGGCTGATTGCGATGAGCCGCACCCCGTCCATCCCTGTCCCCGTTCGTATGACTTACCGTCTCCCCTTTCATTACCCAGAGTGAGGGCAGCTGGACCATAAAGCCAGAGGAATTCGGAAATCTGTGGACGCAAGACGCATTGTTGATAACTCACTCACTCCGGAGAGTGACGATCCATGGTGCGCTTCGCCGGAAAACGTGACTCATTTCGGTCAATTTTGTCTGAAAGTGCCGAAAGAACGTCGATCTCCAGCACCTCGCAGAACTGCAGCAGATAGGCGAAGACGTCGGCGACCTCGTCCGCCACCCGGTGCGCCGACCCGGGATCGTCCATCACCCGCGCCGACTCCTCGGGCGTCAGCCACTGAAAGATCTCGACCAGTTCGGACGCCTCCACGCTCAGTGCCGCGGCCAGGTTCTTCGGTGTGTGGTAGGGCTGCCAGTCCCGCGCGGCGGCGAACTCGGCCAGCCGGCGCTGCAATTGCGCTACGTCCAGTTCTGTCACGCGCCCAGGTCTACCACCGAGACACCCGCCAGCTCACCGGCCCACCGAGAGTCCGACGCCGTGCCCACCACCCTGATGTGGCCCTGGGCGCAGATCGCCGCGGCTAGAGCGGTGAGCTCACGCGCCTGCCGTGGATCGAGGGAGCGGTCGAACCCGTCGGCCAGCACCGTCAGAGACTGCATCGCGGGCGGCACCTCGCCCGCGGGATCCACCGCGAGTACGCCGGGCCCGGTCAGCAGCACAAGGGCGAGCGCGAGATAGCGCAACTCACCCTCGCCCAGCCGCTCCACCGGGGTGCCCGCACCGCTGCCCCGGCCGAGCACCGCCCGTACCCGCCCGTCCGTCAACTCCTCCGCCGCGAGCCCCGCCACCGGCCCCGTGCACCCCGCACGTGCCGCCGCGACCAGCTGCCGGTGCCGGTTCGCGCACTCGGACTGGGTGCGGTACAGCACCGAGGCCAGGTTGTCGCACCCCCGCCGCAACAGCCCCGCACCGGCGGCCACCGGACGGCGCATCCGGTGTGGCTGGGGGTCGCAGGCGAAGACCGAGCGCAGTGCCACCACCACCTGCTCGGCAGCGGCCAGCACCTTCAGCTGTCCTTCCGTCTTGCCCGCCACCCGCAGCGGGAGCAGCGCGGTCCCCATCCGGTCGTCGGGCAGCGGCGCCCGGGTCACGGGGACCGCGCCCGCCGTGTGCCAGGCGGCCTGCACGGTCCTGCGCGCCGGATCACGCAGCGCCGTGGAGAGCAGCAACTGGCCGCCTGCGGTGAGCCGTTCACCCACCACGCGCAGTTCGGGCTCGGCCTGCACCGCCAGATCGAGGTGTACGGGGCCGGCCGGGCCGTCGACGGTGCAGCCGATCCGGAAACCCCGCCGCCCCTGCGCGTCCGCGCCTGCCCACTCCGGGACACAGCTGCCCGGGTCCTCGAAGACCTCACCGAGCTCGTCCCCAGCGCCGAGCCGCGCCAGCGCCTCGTACACCTGGAGCGCGCTCGTCTTACCGCTCCCGCTCGCCCCGGTGAACAGGGTCAGCGGGGCGAGCGGAAAGGCGGCGCCGCGGTGCGACTTGAAAGCCGAGAGCCGCAGTTCGGTGACCGTGGGGCGTGCGTAGGTTGCGTCCATGGTCCGGACCGTACGCACGCGTCACGTTGGCGAACCGTTCCGTCTGCATGACCTTCCTACGATCGGGGGACTGCGGCCGCCGCGATCCCCTCCACCTCCATGCCGGCGGGGGCCAGCAGGAAGACGTTCTTGTCGACCCGGTGCATCCCGCTGCCCAGGCCGAAGACCACGCCGCTGCTGAAGTCCAGGATGCGCTTGGCCACTTCGGTCTCCGCCCCGGTCAGGTCGAGCAGCACCGGCACCTGCCCGACGAGGTACTCGGCGACTTCACGGGCGTCCGCGAAGACCTGGACACGCAGGACCACGAAACGGCGCTGCTCGGCCGCGTACTCGTTGGGGATCGTCTCGTGATCGACTCGCGAGGGCCATTCGTTGCGCCCCCGCAGCGGCACCACCTGGGCGAGCCCCTCCCACTGCTCGTCGGTGACGTCGTACTCGTCGTACCTGCTCACCGGACCACCTCGGCTGGGCTTTCTATCTGCATCAGCCAATTCTGACCCCCACCACCCGTTCGGCCCAACACCGACACGTGTGAGTGCCTTGATCAGCGCCGGGTGTGAGCGCACTCACTCCGCCGCTCACTCCGCGCACTCAGTTCACAGCCGCCTCCAGTGCCTCGGCCACCGAGGTGAAGAACCGGGTGTGGGACCGGGCGCTGTCCGGGGCTTCCGGATTCCACGGCAGGACCCGGGCCCGGCCGGTGAGGCGCAGCCACTCGTCGTTGGCGCGCAGTTCACCGAGAGGTGTGGCGTTCGACCGGACGTCGGCGAGCACGACATTAGGGTGGAGCGCCGCCGCCTCCGCCCAGCTGACGGTGGCCCAGTTCGCACCCGCGCCTTCGGGCGGCCGCACCATGCTGACGCCGTGCTCCGTCAGCTCGCGCAACTCGGGCCACGCATGGGGGCGTGCGAGATGCACCTGGTCGGGCCCGGCGGGCGAGAGCGCGAGGACCCCCGGCCGGGACGGCAGGTCCGCCGCCACGCGGAGCCGTTGGTGTGCGGCATCCAGCAGCCGCTGCTGTTCTCCGTCGCCGCGGGCCCCCAGCGAGCGGGCGAGCGCGCCGAACCGGCCCCTGATCCCGTCCAGTGTGTGGGTCTGCCCCACGTCGATGACCACGACGGGGACCTGCTCCTCCAGGTGTTTGGCGGTGTCCGGGTCCAGTCCGTACACCTGGCCGCCGCCGTAGCTGACCGCTACCACGAGGTCCGGACCGCCGCTGAGCAGCGCCTCCAGGTCCAGTGCGCCGCCCGCCCCCAGATAACGGACGTCGTCGGGCGGCAGCGACCCCGCCTTCGCCGGGTCGACCGCCGCGCCGTCGTGCAGGGAGCCGAAGACCGCGTGCGGGGCCAGTCCGTGGTCCCACAGAGTGGCTCCGGCCCGGATGTACGCCGTCACCCGCGACGGTGTCCGTCCGGCCGTCGACAGTTGTCCACGGTCGTCGGAGAACTGCCAGCCAGCTGGTTCCATGACGTTTCGCGCCTCCTCCGGGTCAGCGCCGTCCGGCCTTCCGGGCGCCGCACACCCGTACCTGCCCAGCTCGCGTGTACGGCATTCGGAGCGGACCGGCCCACGTCCGGGATTCGCGCGCCGCCCCGTACTCGGCCACGGTTGAGTAGCCGTACTCACGTCGCGGCCGCCCGGTTCCGGCAGCCTGGAAGCGGAGGGAAGCGGGGATACGCCCCCACTGACACATACACGCGGGGCCTGCGTGACAGGCAGGTGCGGCTTCCCGGTTCCGGGCACAACGACACGACGGTGGTGGAGAGACGATGAACGGCAAGAGCCTGGTGCGGCGGATCGGCCGGACAGTGGCGGGTGACTGGGTCTCGCGCGGGTACCTCGTGGTCATCGCGGCCCTGCTGGTCTGGGTGTGGGTGGACACCACGCTGGTCTCGCACCCGGACGCGTCGTTCTCCGGGGTGTACCCGATCCTGCTCACCCTGCCGACCAGCCTGCTTCTGCTGCTGCCGGGCGTCGAGGCACCGCTGACGTGGGTCGTGCTCGTGGCTGCGGCGCTGGTCAACTCGACGTTCATCAGCCTGATCGTCCGCCGGGCCTTCGGGCCCGGCTCCGGATCCGGACCCAGCAGCACTCGGCATGTCGGCCCTGGTGCGGCCTCTGTGCGGTGACGTACTCATTGACGTACCGGGCCGGGTGTCCCGGCCCGGCTCCTGCCGGACAATCCCGTCCCCCGGTCCCGTCCGCGTTGCCCGGGCGGGCGGATGCGGGAGAATGACGGCATGCAGAGACTCTCTCTCGAAGCCCTGGCCCGCCAGCAGATCGAACTGGCGGCCACGGCCGGTGGCGGCCACACAGCGGACACCGTCTACGGCGGTCATGAGAAGGTCCTGCGCCAGACGGTCATCGGGATGACGCGCGGCTCGCACCTCGCCGAGCACGAGAATCCCGGCGAGGCCACGGTGCAGGTACTGCAGGGCCGGGTGCGGCTCTCGGCGGGCGATCTGTCCTGGGAGGGCCGCCAGGGCGACCTGATCATCGTGCCCGACAACCGCCACCGGGTGGAGGCCCTGGAGGACTCCGCGATTCTGCTGACCGTGGCCAAACTGCTCTGACGGCCCCGGGCGCGCCGCCTGGCGGGCGACCGCACCTGCGGCTCGGCACCGGAGCCGGTGCCGAGCGGCCCGCAGGATAGCCTCAGCGGCCGGAGTGTTTCCGGCCGAACGGGCAGCGGGGGTACGGCAGTGAGCGGCGACCACGACGGTATACCGGGAGAACCCCAACGCGCCCGGCCGGTACGGTCGTTGGGCAGGCTGCCCGCGGTCGTCAGAGGCGGGGCGACCCTCGCCCTGCTGATCGCGGTGGCAGCAGTGGGCCTGTTGTTCCTGCCGATGTCCCCGAGGGTGCCCGACCCGTCCGAGGACGCAGAGATGAAATCGACCGTGCAGGTGGCCTGCGGCTCGGTTCTGAACCCTGCGGGCGACGACGCGCTGGCGGACCACCGCGACACCGCACCGGCCTGCGGATCCGCCCGGATCCAGCGGGCGGGATGGTCGGGCGTGGGCCTCGGCGCCGCCTTCGTCGTGCTGGTGCTGTCACTGCTCATGGCCGACGGGATGTCCGAGGACCCCACGACGGCCCGGGAGCGGCCCGGCGGCGCGCCGGGGCAGGGCTCCACGGACACCAGGTAATTCGTGGTGTGCGCCCTCACTCCGGGCGGGCGTCCGGTTCCGAGACGACGTCGAGCAGGCGCGGCAGGAACGTGACAGCCAGGTGTTCCGGGGGCAGGGCGTCCGATTCGACGAGGCTCTGGGTCAGCGCCCCTTCGTGAAGGGCGGTCGTCAGGCGGGCCAGTGAGTCGAGGTCGACGGTCGGTGTGCGGCCGAGGCGCTCGAAGAGACGGCCGAGGAGGACGACGATCCGTTCGCGCAGCAGGCGGTCGTGCTCGGCCAGCGTGCGTGCCGCCTCGGGATGCCGGATGGCGTGCAGGGTGAACTCCGTGGACAGCAGGAACCATCCGCGCTCGGCCTCGTCGACGGCGCTCATGCGGGCGATCAGGGTCCGCAGCGGGTCGTCCATGGTGTCGAGTTCGTCGACCGCCCGGGCAAGCCGCTCGGTCACCCGCTGTGCCTGCAGGTCGAACAGCGCGAAGAACAGCTCTTCCTTGGTGCGGAAGTTGGAGTAGAACGCCCCCCGCGTCAGCCCGGCCCGCTCGCAGATCACCTCGATGGAGGCTCCGTAGAAACCGCGCTCGGCGAAGATCTCCCGGGCCGCTTCGAGCAGCCGCGCGGTGGTCTGCGGGCGGCGCTTGGTGGGCCCCTTCGGCATGGATTTCCTCCCGGCCATTGACACCTCGGCGCGACTCTCCGCATGATACAGCACCGTATTCGATACAGATCTGTATCCGATACGGATCCGTATCTCGCACGCCAGCACGTTCACGTACCCCGACCGGTATTCACCGGTACTCATCGGTACTCGACGAGGAGGCCACCCCATGAAGACGTCCACCGCGGCACAGCAGCCCAACGCGGCACCGCACACCGGCATAGGCCCGGTCCCGCCCGGGTTCGAGGTGATGCTCCCGCCCACGTT
This window harbors:
- a CDS encoding 3' terminal RNA ribose 2'-O-methyltransferase Hen1 yields the protein MFLTISTTGTPERPATDLGFLLHKHPDKAQAFSTSHGTAHVLYPEATAERCTAALLLEVDPVALVRRGKGKGRGGAPDAALAQYVNDRPYAASSLLSVAMTTVFKSALRGVCTALPERAETPMPLRIEVPALPVGGGPGLVHRLFAPLGWERVKAEPVALDEKFPEWGESRYVRLVLEGELRLADALRQLYVLLPVLDDAKHYWVAPDEVGKLLRAGEGWLAGHPEQKLITSRYLSRRWGLARQAMEALELVRLAEADDTEVESIDNAVDETTDTEEKPVPLAARRRAAILDALRTAGAGRVLDLGCGQGQLVQELLKDTRFTEVVGMDVSMRALNIAARRLRLDQLGERRAARVKLIQGSLTYTDKRLRRYDAAVLSEVIEHVDPERLPALEYAVFGAARPQTVLVTTPNAEYNVRWETLPAGQVRHGDHRFEWTREEFRVWAGKVAERHGYGVEFRAVGPDDPEVGPPTQLAVFTMIPKSATAPKEAEAA
- the mmuM gene encoding homocysteine S-methyltransferase, which translates into the protein MRPVRTLAAALAESTVVLDGGLSNQLEAQGCDLSDALWSARLLADDPQQIVAAHTAYVRAGAQVLITASYQATFEGFARRGAGRAEAAGLLARSVRLAREAAGTVDHEVWVAASVGPYGAMLADGSEYRGRYGLTVRELERFHRPRIEALAAADPDVLALETVPDTDEAEALLRAAAGCGKPVWLSYSVTGERTRAGQPLAEAFALAADRDQVVAVGVNCCASGDVDRAVELASSATGKPVVVYPNSGEEWDAERRGWRGRSTFAAAKVEGWEEAGARLVGGCCRVGPEEIADLARLRNPPRRP
- a CDS encoding LLM class F420-dependent oxidoreductase, yielding MDLRIFTEPQQGADYDTLLTVAKATEDLGFDAFYRSDHYLRMGSGDGLPGPTDAWITLAGLARETRRIRLGTLMTAGTFRLPGVLAIQVAQVDQMSGGRVELGLGAGWFEEEHRAYGIPFPREKFGRLEEQLAIITGLWETRTGETFSYDGTYYQLTDSPALPKPAQAKVPVLIGGHGATRTPRLAARYADEFNIPFASIEDSERQFGRVRAAAKAAGRADDLVYSNALVVCVGKDDAEVARRAEAIGRDTADVKANGLGGSPAEVVDKIGRYEAIGASRIYLQVLDLHDLDHLELISSQVLSQLT
- a CDS encoding DUF6099 family protein, whose protein sequence is MDGVRLIAISRDALARSLPERDTMVEAWQAQALSGAVGGHLALRGPQELRAEARALSESGGRGCGALEVPTVRGGLIRAAQLTEVCDVREVLTALGVLLGEVGIALVGVACGTDDESVYWQCIEAMDAADESGDRVRGMLRKLEERDAERSPR
- a CDS encoding nucleotide pyrophosphohydrolase, with translation MTELDVAQLQRRLAEFAAARDWQPYHTPKNLAAALSVEASELVEIFQWLTPEESARVMDDPGSAHRVADEVADVFAYLLQFCEVLEIDVLSALSDKIDRNESRFPAKRTMDRHSPE
- a CDS encoding AAA family ATPase, with amino-acid sequence MDATYARPTVTELRLSAFKSHRGAAFPLAPLTLFTGASGSGKTSALQVYEALARLGAGDELGEVFEDPGSCVPEWAGADAQGRRGFRIGCTVDGPAGPVHLDLAVQAEPELRVVGERLTAGGQLLLSTALRDPARRTVQAAWHTAGAVPVTRAPLPDDRMGTALLPLRVAGKTEGQLKVLAAAEQVVVALRSVFACDPQPHRMRRPVAAGAGLLRRGCDNLASVLYRTQSECANRHRQLVAAARAGCTGPVAGLAAEELTDGRVRAVLGRGSGAGTPVERLGEGELRYLALALVLLTGPGVLAVDPAGEVPPAMQSLTVLADGFDRSLDPRQARELTALAAAICAQGHIRVVGTASDSRWAGELAGVSVVDLGA
- a CDS encoding cell division protein SepF produces the protein MSRYDEYDVTDEQWEGLAQVVPLRGRNEWPSRVDHETIPNEYAAEQRRFVVLRVQVFADAREVAEYLVGQVPVLLDLTGAETEVAKRILDFSSGVVFGLGSGMHRVDKNVFLLAPAGMEVEGIAAAAVPRS
- a CDS encoding ABC transporter substrate-binding protein, with product MEPAGWQFSDDRGQLSTAGRTPSRVTAYIRAGATLWDHGLAPHAVFGSLHDGAAVDPAKAGSLPPDDVRYLGAGGALDLEALLSGGPDLVVAVSYGGGQVYGLDPDTAKHLEEQVPVVVIDVGQTHTLDGIRGRFGALARSLGARGDGEQQRLLDAAHQRLRVAADLPSRPGVLALSPAGPDQVHLARPHAWPELRELTEHGVSMVRPPEGAGANWATVSWAEAAALHPNVVLADVRSNATPLGELRANDEWLRLTGRARVLPWNPEAPDSARSHTRFFTSVAEALEAAVN
- a CDS encoding SCO4225 family membrane protein: MNGKSLVRRIGRTVAGDWVSRGYLVVIAALLVWVWVDTTLVSHPDASFSGVYPILLTLPTSLLLLLPGVEAPLTWVVLVAAALVNSTFISLIVRRAFGPGSGSGPSSTRHVGPGAASVR
- a CDS encoding cupin domain-containing protein — translated: MQRLSLEALARQQIELAATAGGGHTADTVYGGHEKVLRQTVIGMTRGSHLAEHENPGEATVQVLQGRVRLSAGDLSWEGRQGDLIIVPDNRHRVEALEDSAILLTVAKLL
- a CDS encoding TetR/AcrR family transcriptional regulator; protein product: MPKGPTKRRPQTTARLLEAAREIFAERGFYGASIEVICERAGLTRGAFYSNFRTKEELFFALFDLQAQRVTERLARAVDELDTMDDPLRTLIARMSAVDEAERGWFLLSTEFTLHAIRHPEAARTLAEHDRLLRERIVVLLGRLFERLGRTPTVDLDSLARLTTALHEGALTQSLVESDALPPEHLAVTFLPRLLDVVSEPDARPE